A stretch of Amycolatopsis balhimycina FH 1894 DNA encodes these proteins:
- a CDS encoding winged helix-turn-helix transcriptional regulator encodes MSLDLLVLTAEADATSVLPALDLLPHTVRVRAPEVTALLDAGHRDVILLDARTDLASAKSLCRLLKGTGEDEAATPIIAVVGEGGLVAVSAEWRTDDILLPTAGPAEVDARLRLVTTRDGGSAQVDAELRVGELVIDEATYTARLRKRTLELTYKEFELLKYLAQHAGRVFTRAQLLQEVWGYDFFGGTRTVDVHVRRLRAKLGPEHEQMIGTVRNVGYKFERPAKSGGPRPGVPAQATADAPADAVPTSANPTTVTAK; translated from the coding sequence ATGAGCCTGGACCTTCTGGTACTGACTGCGGAGGCCGACGCCACCTCGGTGCTGCCCGCGCTGGACCTGCTGCCGCACACCGTACGCGTCCGTGCTCCCGAGGTGACGGCCCTGCTCGACGCGGGCCACCGCGATGTGATCCTCCTCGACGCCCGCACCGACCTGGCCTCGGCGAAGAGCCTCTGCCGCCTGCTCAAGGGCACCGGCGAAGACGAGGCAGCCACCCCGATCATCGCGGTCGTCGGCGAAGGCGGCCTGGTCGCGGTCAGCGCCGAGTGGCGCACCGACGACATCCTGCTGCCCACCGCCGGCCCGGCCGAGGTCGACGCCCGGCTGCGGCTGGTCACCACCCGCGACGGCGGTTCCGCGCAGGTCGACGCCGAGCTGCGGGTCGGCGAGCTGGTGATCGACGAGGCGACCTACACCGCGCGCCTCCGCAAGCGCACCCTCGAACTGACCTACAAGGAGTTCGAGCTGCTCAAGTACCTCGCGCAGCACGCCGGCCGGGTGTTCACCCGCGCCCAGCTGCTGCAGGAGGTCTGGGGCTACGACTTCTTCGGCGGCACCCGCACGGTCGACGTCCACGTCCGGCGGCTGCGCGCCAAGCTCGGCCCCGAGCACGAGCAGATGATCGGGACCGTGCGCAACGTCGGCTACAAGTTCGAGCGGCCGGCCAAGAGCGGCGGCCCGCGTCCGGGCGTGCCCGCGCAGGCGACCGCCGATGCCCCGGCCGACGCTGTGCCGACCAGTGCGAATCCGACCACAGTCACGGCCAAATGA